The following proteins are co-located in the Helicobacter acinonychis genome:
- a CDS encoding MlaD family protein → MERHVNYTLIGGLFFLCLIFMVGFILWLGHVGLDDGKYHRYVVYTDKDLGGIATNSPISYKGIQVGNVVKVGFAKDKVGVVRLDLMIKNSVKIRKDSKVVVSSQGLMGLKYLSLEQSHNEEFYSSDDKEERVLIFKEGFIGRLSGDANQMVKEAMKVINNVNRVLDNENIEKVKHILSSVDDLIANLDARKVQFDSLIKNANNLVSSANDVALNVDKRLKEGQYDFKAMFTPLILQAELSLRNIDNFVQKGSALMDKFDADPYKTIFGERK, encoded by the coding sequence TTGGAAAGGCATGTGAATTACACTTTAATTGGCGGGCTCTTCTTTTTATGCTTAATTTTTATGGTAGGTTTTATTTTATGGCTAGGGCATGTGGGATTAGATGATGGGAAATACCACCGCTATGTGGTCTATACGGACAAGGATTTAGGGGGCATTGCCACGAATTCGCCTATCAGCTATAAGGGGATCCAGGTGGGCAATGTGGTGAAAGTGGGTTTTGCAAAGGATAAAGTGGGGGTGGTGCGTTTGGACTTGATGATTAAAAACAGCGTTAAGATCCGTAAAGACTCCAAAGTGGTGGTTTCTTCGCAAGGGCTTATGGGGTTAAAATACCTCTCTTTAGAGCAAAGCCACAATGAAGAATTTTACAGCAGTGACGATAAAGAAGAGCGGGTTTTGATCTTTAAAGAAGGGTTTATAGGGCGCTTGAGCGGGGACGCTAACCAAATGGTTAAAGAAGCGATGAAAGTCATCAACAATGTCAATAGGGTGCTGGATAATGAAAATATAGAGAAAGTCAAGCACATTCTTTCTTCAGTGGATGATCTCATCGCCAATTTAGACGCGAGAAAAGTGCAATTTGACTCTTTAATCAAAAACGCTAATAATCTTGTTTCTAGTGCTAATGATGTGGCTTTAAATGTGGATAAACGCCTAAAAGAAGGGCAATACGACTTTAAGGCGATGTTCACTCCTTTGATTTTGCAAGCGGAATTGAGCTTAAGGAATATTGATAATTTTGTGCAAAAAGGTTCTGCATTGATGGATAAATTTGACGCCGATCCTTATAAAACGATTTTTGGAGAAAGGAAGTAA
- a CDS encoding outer membrane beta-barrel protein gives MIAELIAISLDATPIKNPSKAQYKEAHEKLYRSIINRQKLTRQKSGWYFLGGFGALEAIKDYQGKEVKNWIVTFNLKTGVQSFFRKYIGIRGVFAWDLGAGRVNYQRHKDPTNSFFTMLAVGLDIIMEFPLGSYKHYLGAFGGAGGALVVYADRQDFKFFRHAVYSGGLVIDGGVMLTLFLRHRLEVGFKILPTARLLSDSQRFETSPLFYAAYSYKF, from the coding sequence TTGATAGCGGAATTGATAGCTATAAGCCTTGATGCAACGCCCATCAAAAACCCCTCTAAAGCCCAATACAAAGAAGCCCATGAAAAGCTTTACAGAAGCATCATTAACCGCCAAAAACTCACGCGCCAGAAAAGCGGTTGGTATTTTTTAGGAGGTTTTGGCGCCCTAGAAGCCATTAAAGATTACCAAGGCAAGGAAGTGAAAAACTGGATCGTGACCTTCAACTTAAAAACCGGCGTGCAGAGTTTTTTTAGGAAATATATCGGCATTAGAGGGGTTTTTGCATGGGATCTTGGGGCAGGGAGGGTGAATTACCAACGCCATAAAGACCCCACCAACTCTTTTTTCACCATGCTTGCGGTGGGTTTGGATATTATTATGGAATTCCCTTTGGGGAGTTATAAGCATTATTTGGGGGCGTTTGGAGGGGCTGGGGGGGCTTTAGTTGTTTATGCAGACAGGCAGGATTTTAAATTTTTCAGGCATGCAGTGTATTCGGGCGGCTTGGTGATTGATGGAGGGGTTATGCTCACGCTTTTTTTAAGACACCGCCTTGAAGTGGGGTTTAAAATCCTACCCACTGCAAGATTGCTTTCTGATTCCCAACGCTTTGAGACTTCGCCCTTATTTTATGCGGCATACAGCTATAAGTTTTAA
- a CDS encoding ABC-type transport auxiliary lipoprotein family protein → MRAVSVKIFSLSSALALLLQGCLSINLKQVLPEIKTYDLNASSFEKSQCAKPLAEVWLVSILSADLFNTKEIVVKTQDGQITYKKRQKWIDLPRNMLKTMFMQEAEKACLSVALPPYGVGVPTYAVRFTILSFSLLEEGNGAYRAEFALGYDISVKGKSQSGIIIKHENISSLENKNAHASKDNNQNFQESAIQSLQHVSVQAVQEAISLIKKALEEQNPLKK, encoded by the coding sequence ATGAGAGCCGTTAGTGTCAAAATTTTTTCGCTTTCGTCGGCATTAGCTTTGTTGCTTCAGGGTTGCTTGAGTATCAATTTAAAACAAGTGCTGCCAGAGATTAAAACCTATGATTTGAATGCAAGTTCTTTTGAAAAATCCCAGTGCGCTAAACCTTTGGCTGAAGTGTGGTTGGTTAGCATTTTGAGCGCGGATTTGTTCAACACTAAAGAGATTGTGGTTAAAACACAAGACGGGCAAATCACTTACAAAAAGCGCCAAAAATGGATAGATTTGCCTCGCAACATGCTAAAAACCATGTTCATGCAAGAGGCTGAAAAAGCGTGCTTGAGCGTGGCTTTGCCCCCTTATGGCGTTGGCGTGCCAACTTATGCGGTGCGTTTTACGATTTTATCGTTTTCTCTTTTAGAAGAGGGGAATGGCGCTTATAGGGCAGAGTTTGCACTAGGGTATGATATTAGCGTGAAAGGCAAATCCCAATCAGGGATCATCATCAAGCATGAAAATATTTCCAGTTTGGAAAACAAAAATGCCCATGCGAGCAAAGATAACAATCAAAATTTTCAAGAAAGCGCGATACAATCCCTTCAGCATGTGAGCGTGCAAGCGGTGCAAGAAGCGATCTCTTTGATTAAAAAAGCGCTTGAAGAGCAAAACCCATTAAAAAAGTAA
- a CDS encoding biotin synthase codes for MQEIFLCSISNVRSGDCKEDCAYCTQSSHHQGAIKRYKFKDEKVVLQEARALRELGALGFCLVTSGRELDDEKCEYIAKLAKAINQEELGLHLIACCGRADLDQLEFLRDAGIHSYNHNLETSQNFFPKICSTHTWEERFITCENALRAGLGLCSGGIFGLNESWEDRIEMLRALASLSPHTTPINFFIKNPVLPIDAETLSADEALECVLLAKEFLPNARLMAAGGREVVFKDNDKKEAKLFEYGINAVVLGDYLTTKGKAPKKDIERLLSYGLKMAASCH; via the coding sequence ATGCAAGAGATTTTTTTATGCTCCATTTCCAACGTGCGCAGTGGGGATTGCAAAGAAGATTGCGCTTATTGCACGCAAAGCTCGCACCATCAAGGAGCGATCAAGCGCTATAAATTTAAAGATGAAAAAGTGGTTTTGCAAGAGGCTAGGGCGTTAAGGGAGCTAGGGGCTTTAGGGTTTTGCTTGGTTACTTCAGGGCGCGAATTAGACGATGAAAAATGCGAATATATCGCTAAATTAGCCAAAGCCATCAATCAAGAAGAATTGGGCTTGCATTTAATCGCATGCTGTGGGCGCGCGGATTTAGACCAACTAGAGTTTTTAAGAGACGCAGGCATTCATAGCTATAACCATAATTTAGAGACTTCGCAAAATTTCTTCCCTAAAATTTGCTCCACGCACACATGGGAAGAAAGGTTTATCACATGCGAAAACGCTTTAAGGGCGGGCTTGGGGCTGTGCAGCGGGGGGATTTTTGGGCTTAATGAGAGCTGGGAAGACAGGATTGAAATGCTTAGGGCGTTAGCTTCACTCTCCCCGCACACCACGCCGATTAACTTTTTCATTAAAAACCCGGTTTTACCCATTGATGCAGAAACTTTAAGCGCGGATGAAGCCCTAGAATGCGTGCTTTTAGCCAAAGAATTTTTGCCTAACGCTAGGCTTATGGCAGCTGGGGGGCGTGAAGTGGTGTTTAAAGATAACGATAAAAAGGAAGCCAAGCTTTTTGAATACGGCATCAACGCAGTGGTGTTAGGGGACTATTTAACCACCAAAGGCAAAGCCCCTAAAAAAGATATAGAAAGACTGCTCTCTTATGGCTTGAAAATGGCGGCAAGCTGTCATTAA
- a CDS encoding YihY family inner membrane protein, giving the protein MRELFKSIRGFLCLLKMIFPQRLKNAFWGLSELFYYASSLSFYTILSLSPILLFVFSLFVSDYMQAHSGEVEALIFPNAPKLIGAIKDFLENFKKTNTALGTLEAVSIVVALVLFCENYRSIASKIFDAKPRDYARCRGKEIFLFWGFGTTLVFLFALPLVVFFDIKIRVFFEDKNSSLLHVLRWMGTYAFFLILFTIPTNKVFKHYFWVFLWVFFTSVSWHVLKWAFTYYVLYNRTYHELYGSVSILWFLMSWVYVSWLVILIGMHGCKVCDACDPKEAFKKFLGFFKKRSLI; this is encoded by the coding sequence ATGAGAGAACTTTTTAAAAGCATCAGAGGGTTTTTGTGCCTTCTTAAAATGATTTTCCCCCAGCGCTTGAAAAACGCCTTTTGGGGGTTAAGCGAGTTGTTTTACTACGCTTCAAGCTTGAGTTTTTACACGATTTTGTCCTTATCGCCCATTTTGTTGTTTGTGTTCAGTCTTTTTGTGTCTGATTACATGCAAGCGCACAGCGGTGAAGTGGAAGCCTTGATTTTCCCTAACGCCCCCAAACTCATTGGTGCGATCAAGGATTTTTTGGAAAACTTTAAAAAAACCAATACGGCATTAGGCACTCTTGAAGCGGTGTCTATTGTGGTGGCGTTGGTGTTGTTTTGTGAAAATTACCGATCCATTGCATCCAAGATTTTTGATGCAAAGCCTAGGGATTATGCGCGTTGCAGAGGTAAAGAAATCTTTTTGTTTTGGGGGTTTGGCACGACTTTAGTGTTTTTATTCGCTTTGCCTTTGGTGGTGTTTTTTGACATTAAGATCCGAGTGTTTTTTGAAGATAAAAATTCAAGTTTGTTGCATGTTTTAAGATGGATGGGCACTTATGCGTTTTTTTTAATCCTTTTTACCATTCCCACTAATAAGGTGTTTAAGCATTATTTTTGGGTGTTTTTGTGGGTGTTTTTCACGAGCGTTTCTTGGCATGTGCTGAAATGGGCTTTCACTTATTATGTGTTGTATAACCGCACTTACCATGAGCTTTATGGGAGCGTTTCTATTTTATGGTTTTTGATGAGCTGGGTGTATGTGAGCTGGCTTGTGATTTTGATTGGCATGCATGGGTGCAAGGTGTGCGACGCATGCGATCCTAAAGAAGCGTTTAAGAAATTTTTAGGCTTTTTTAAAAAAAGAAGCTTGATATGA
- a CDS encoding ABC transporter ATP-binding protein — protein MAVIQNQALIEVKDLHNAFGSTVIHKGVSFSVHKGEVMAVLGGSGSGKSTLLRSMVLLNRPTKGEVLLFGKDIWKIKEEEQRKIFNRCGICFQFGALYSSLTVLENVGIMLEKYGTYSKKNIVEISKMWIEKVGLPARACGLYPYELSGGMKKRVGLARAMATNPEILFLDEPTSGLDPYSAGKFDELIMMLKESLQLTVVMITHDLDSVHDCVDRFIMLKDGLLEFNGDLKDFIKKAQNQGLDEGNLFNSTRGEKFWKGM, from the coding sequence ATGGCCGTTATTCAAAATCAAGCGTTGATTGAAGTGAAAGATCTCCATAACGCTTTTGGGAGCACCGTTATTCATAAAGGCGTGAGTTTTAGCGTGCATAAGGGTGAAGTGATGGCGGTTTTAGGAGGGTCAGGGAGCGGTAAAAGCACGCTTTTAAGGAGCATGGTTTTACTCAATCGCCCCACTAAGGGGGAGGTGCTGCTTTTTGGGAAAGACATTTGGAAAATCAAAGAAGAAGAGCAACGAAAGATTTTTAACCGTTGCGGTATTTGTTTCCAGTTTGGTGCGCTTTATAGCTCACTTACGGTTTTAGAAAACGTGGGGATCATGCTAGAAAAATACGGCACTTATTCTAAAAAAAACATTGTAGAAATTTCTAAAATGTGGATTGAAAAAGTGGGCTTGCCCGCTAGGGCTTGCGGCCTTTACCCCTATGAATTGAGTGGGGGGATGAAAAAGCGCGTGGGTCTAGCTAGGGCTATGGCGACCAATCCTGAGATTTTATTTTTAGATGAGCCTACAAGCGGATTGGATCCTTATAGCGCGGGCAAATTTGATGAGCTGATTATGATGCTCAAAGAGAGCTTGCAGCTTACGGTGGTGATGATTACGCATGATTTGGACTCCGTGCATGACTGCGTGGATCGGTTTATCATGCTTAAAGACGGGTTATTAGAATTTAACGGAGATTTAAAAGATTTTATCAAAAAAGCCCAAAATCAAGGACTTGATGAGGGTAATTTATTCAATTCAACGCGAGGAGAGAAATTTTGGAAAGGCATGTGA
- a CDS encoding DEAD/DEAH box helicase family protein, with translation MLCKIDSLKVTPPQSAIKDHAPNNEEIELPTYITSHLKKELRDYQKQAIHNYLERKQSNPTQKHFMFEMATGSGKTLVMAGLILECYKKGYQNFIFFVNSASILEKTKLNFIDSVSSKYLFSENININDKSVEIKSINHLNESNDSAISIYFSTIQGLFSLFTKAKENAITIEDLKDQKLVFLADEVHHLNTETKKKLNDTESSEKRNWESVVKLALEQNKDNLLLEFSATIPKEKSVEEKYKNLKMITYTLKEFSKDKFCKNIYSLSYESKTLETRFLGACVSSLYKELLAQHHNIENFKPCILFKSERISESEDNQKRFNAFLKNLSHLDLEDFFKYSHNAFFKNAKNFFDAKNHTANLAAFLQTKFKESTQINTNNEKELEKSMLLLNSLEDRDNPKRVIFSVDKLNEGWDVLNLFDIVRLKNKANQKDTTKDAQLIGRGARYYPFSYNDFKPSRIEFYQRKFDLSDPLSALERLDYHAIYDSEFIAKLKKELQTSGLGFANEKQTIPLKPTKHFKCYYASNKKIKIKNLFKDYTGPVKVKLESLHIPLFAFGVREKKVDFKEDKGDKTYHKTHKLDKIPINYFLKALNLKNLDFKTLKKAFKKHAFNNKVEFIERYISQLKTNFHKNQKFDDNKILLELAVYIIENLKDTLLKEQDKPFVSELELKEFETHNKSLSANEFEKNPYEWLLFKDMRKLDSETERDFLIFINDHREILDKKFKEWCILRNDHFTELKVFCNIEGPYYGQGFEPDFILFAQTHEDEFLGFTCYMEVKGEHLEHSNAWKEEFLEMLEKATLKSHNKKLHLKGLPFFTLHNGVVKDGFVTAFNQTFKDSPC, from the coding sequence AGCTTAGAGATTATCAAAAGCAAGCGATACATAATTATTTAGAAAGAAAACAATCTAACCCAACTCAAAAGCATTTCATGTTTGAAATGGCAACCGGTAGCGGTAAGACTTTAGTGATGGCAGGTTTGATTTTAGAATGCTATAAGAAAGGCTATCAAAACTTTATCTTTTTTGTGAATAGTGCAAGCATTTTAGAAAAAACCAAATTGAATTTTATAGACAGCGTCTCATCAAAATACCTTTTTAGTGAAAATATCAATATCAACGATAAAAGCGTAGAAATTAAAAGCATCAATCATTTAAACGAGAGCAATGATAGCGCTATCAGCATCTATTTTAGCACCATTCAGGGCTTGTTTTCATTATTCACCAAGGCTAAAGAAAACGCTATCACAATAGAGGATTTAAAAGATCAAAAATTAGTTTTTTTAGCGGATGAAGTGCACCATTTAAACACAGAGACCAAAAAGAAATTAAATGATACTGAGTCTAGTGAAAAACGCAATTGGGAAAGCGTCGTGAAATTAGCCCTAGAACAAAACAAAGACAATTTATTGCTGGAATTTAGCGCCACTATCCCTAAAGAAAAAAGCGTTGAAGAAAAATATAAAAACCTGAAGATGATAACTTACACCTTAAAAGAATTTAGCAAGGATAAATTTTGTAAAAATATCTACTCGCTCTCTTATGAAAGTAAAACGTTAGAAACACGATTTTTAGGGGCATGCGTTTCAAGTTTATATAAAGAATTGTTAGCCCAACACCACAATATTGAAAACTTTAAACCTTGTATTTTGTTTAAAAGCGAAAGGATTAGCGAGAGCGAAGACAATCAAAAGCGTTTCAACGCCTTTTTAAAGAATCTAAGCCATTTAGATTTAGAAGATTTTTTCAAATACAGCCACAACGCCTTTTTTAAAAACGCTAAAAACTTTTTTGATGCAAAAAACCACACCGCTAACCTTGCCGCATTCTTACAAACGAAATTCAAAGAAAGCACCCAGATTAACACCAATAATGAAAAAGAATTAGAAAAGAGCATGCTTTTATTGAACTCATTAGAAGACAGAGACAACCCTAAAAGGGTGATTTTTAGCGTGGATAAACTCAATGAGGGGTGGGATGTGCTGAACTTGTTTGATATCGTCAGGCTTAAAAATAAAGCAAATCAAAAAGACACCACCAAAGACGCCCAACTCATAGGGCGAGGGGCTAGGTATTACCCCTTTAGTTACAACGATTTTAAACCAAGCCGCATAGAGTTTTACCAACGCAAATTTGACCTCTCCGACCCCTTAAGCGCGCTAGAGAGATTAGACTACCATGCTATTTATGACAGCGAGTTTATCGCCAAATTAAAAAAAGAGTTACAAACTTCAGGTTTAGGATTTGCAAATGAAAAACAGACTATCCCTTTAAAACCCACCAAACATTTCAAATGCTACTATGCGAGCAATAAAAAGATAAAAATAAAAAACCTATTTAAAGACTATACAGGTCCTGTTAAAGTCAAACTCGAAAGTTTGCATATCCCCTTATTTGCCTTTGGCGTTCGTGAAAAGAAAGTGGATTTTAAAGAAGATAAAGGCGATAAAACTTATCATAAGACCCACAAATTAGATAAAATCCCCATAAACTATTTTTTAAAAGCCCTGAATTTAAAAAACCTGGATTTTAAAACGCTTAAAAAGGCTTTTAAAAAACATGCCTTCAACAATAAAGTAGAATTTATAGAGCGGTATATCTCTCAATTAAAAACAAACTTTCATAAAAACCAAAAGTTTGATGACAACAAAATACTTTTAGAACTCGCTGTTTATATCATTGAAAACCTAAAAGACACGCTTTTAAAAGAACAAGATAAACCCTTCGTGAGCGAATTAGAATTAAAAGAATTTGAAACGCATAACAAAAGCCTTAGCGCTAACGAATTTGAAAAAAACCCTTATGAATGGCTGCTTTTTAAGGACATGAGAAAGCTAGACAGCGAAACTGAAAGGGATTTTCTAATTTTTATCAACGACCATAGAGAGATTTTAGACAAGAAATTCAAAGAGTGGTGCATCTTAAGAAATGACCATTTTACTGAACTAAAAGTTTTTTGCAACATAGAAGGCCCTTATTACGGGCAAGGCTTTGAGCCTGATTTTATCCTTTTTGCTCAAACGCACGAAGATGAATTTTTAGGTTTCACTTGTTATATGGAAGTTAAGGGCGAACATTTAGAGCATTCTAACGCTTGGAAAGAAGAATTTTTAGAAATGCTAGAAAAGGCCACGCTTAAAAGCCACAATAAAAAGCTCCATTTAAAAGGCTTGCCCTTTTTCACGCTCCATAATGGCGTCGTAAAAGACGGATTTGTAACCGCCTTCAATCAAACTTTCAAGGACTCCCCATGTTAA
- a CDS encoding META domain-containing protein → MNLRLVGMSVLIACVFSGCFFLRVFNKKLSSDDWHIQKVEMNHQVYDIETMLADSAFREHEEQDSSLDTPEDKTAAANKEQERKEKRKHWYELFKKKPKPKNSMGEFVFDQKENRIYGRGYCNRYFASYAWQDSKRIEIGDSAITRKVCRDDQLMAFELAFMENFKGTFMITKGKGTLVLDNQKMKIYLTTP, encoded by the coding sequence TTGAATTTGCGATTGGTTGGAATGAGCGTTTTGATAGCGTGTGTTTTTTCGGGGTGCTTTTTTTTAAGAGTGTTTAACAAAAAGCTTTCTAGCGATGATTGGCATATCCAAAAAGTGGAGATGAACCATCAAGTGTATGATATTGAAACCATGCTCGCCGATAGCGCTTTTAGAGAGCATGAAGAACAAGACTCTTCTTTGGATACGCCTGAAGACAAGACAGCAGCCGCAAATAAAGAGCAAGAGAGAAAAGAAAAAAGAAAGCATTGGTATGAGCTTTTTAAAAAGAAGCCAAAGCCTAAAAACTCTATGGGAGAGTTTGTGTTTGACCAAAAGGAAAACCGCATTTATGGGAGAGGCTATTGCAACCGGTATTTTGCTAGCTATGCATGGCAAGACAGCAAACGCATTGAAATTGGAGATAGTGCGATCACCAGAAAAGTGTGCAGAGACGATCAGTTGATGGCGTTTGAATTGGCGTTCATGGAGAATTTTAAGGGCACTTTTATGATCACTAAAGGCAAGGGCACGCTTGTTTTAGACAACCAAAAAATGAAAATCTATTTGACAACGCCTTGA
- a CDS encoding ABC transporter permease, whose product METEKQEFLEMRKDGSGSVLILGGDWDFRTSVFLLDELKKTLSNHQGRLKMDFSRCQKVDFVFGMFLFDLIKERSLNIELCNVSESNACALKVVRDWLEKDGNIESQKTIKKYELVVTKMGKSIVETYNTFLNALNFCGMILFYFIKGVFNPKRFCFTPLVYHINESGFKVLPVSILTVFIVGFAITLQGALQLQDMGVPLTTVEMTAKLALREIGPFILTLVVAGRSASSFTAQIGVMKITEELDAMKTMGFNPFEFLVLPRVLALIIVLPLMVFIADAIAILGSMCAVKYQLDLTFSSYVDRFHSTVTWNHFWVGIIKAPFWGFAIAVVGCMRGFEVRGDTESVGRLTTISVVNALFWIIFLNATFSIVFSRLGI is encoded by the coding sequence ATGGAAACAGAGAAACAAGAATTTTTAGAGATGCGTAAAGATGGATCTGGCTCTGTGCTGATTTTAGGGGGGGATTGGGATTTTAGAACGAGCGTGTTTCTTTTAGATGAGCTTAAAAAAACCCTATCCAACCATCAAGGGCGTTTGAAAATGGATTTTTCAAGGTGCCAAAAAGTGGATTTTGTTTTTGGCATGTTCTTGTTTGATCTCATTAAAGAGCGCTCTTTAAACATTGAGTTGTGCAATGTGAGCGAGAGTAACGCCTGCGCTTTAAAGGTGGTCAGGGACTGGCTTGAAAAAGATGGAAATATTGAGTCTCAAAAAACGATCAAAAAATACGAACTTGTGGTCACTAAAATGGGCAAAAGCATTGTAGAGACTTACAACACCTTTTTAAACGCACTCAATTTTTGTGGCATGATTTTATTCTACTTCATTAAAGGGGTTTTTAACCCCAAGCGTTTTTGCTTCACCCCATTAGTTTATCACATCAATGAATCTGGGTTTAAGGTTTTGCCGGTGAGCATTTTAACGGTGTTTATCGTAGGCTTTGCGATCACTTTGCAAGGGGCTTTGCAATTGCAAGATATGGGCGTGCCTTTAACGACGGTTGAAATGACAGCCAAGCTTGCTTTAAGAGAGATCGGCCCTTTTATTTTGACCCTCGTGGTTGCCGGAAGGAGTGCGAGCAGTTTTACCGCGCAAATTGGGGTAATGAAAATCACTGAGGAATTGGATGCGATGAAAACCATGGGCTTTAACCCTTTTGAGTTTTTGGTGTTGCCTAGGGTGTTAGCTTTAATCATTGTGCTGCCTTTAATGGTGTTTATTGCCGATGCGATCGCTATTTTAGGGAGCATGTGCGCGGTCAAATACCAATTGGATCTAACCTTTTCAAGCTATGTGGATAGGTTCCATAGCACGGTGACTTGGAATCATTTCTGGGTAGGGATTATCAAAGCGCCTTTTTGGGGGTTTGCGATTGCGGTAGTAGGGTGCATGCGTGGGTTTGAAGTCAGGGGGGATACTGAAAGCGTGGGGCGTTTGACCACTATTAGCGTGGTGAATGCCTTGTTTTGGATCATCTTCTTAAACGCCACCTTTTCTATTGTCTTTTCTCGATTGGGTATATGA
- a CDS encoding site-specific DNA-methyltransferase: protein MLKNLLDTLIHRFTKERLATLIIQHDEKLLTFMLENENANDYKKHFFKTIANSLVFDEKALLECLETRELENSFTRFKNQIGLFSQGRLIKCSELVVLNFPFKDNVLLGNAKDNATKSNELFYHEILHKNEIDTLLSPKVLCHFEMHGKGDLENALKEKNTNYLIKGNNLIALHSLKKKFAKKVKCIYIDPPYNTGNDSFNYNDNFNHSSWLVFMKNRLEAAREFLSDNGVIFVQCDDNEQAYLKVLMDEVFGRENFVANLHVELSTTQGMKVASAKKGNIVKNAEYILIYSKNMENFSFIRSLYVAKEWDEHYSIYIDPKTKKRETLLNFLKSKYENITKDKIVALYNDDKDFRDFVHKNANNIYRDNNAEINFNFTQEQESNLNSGEIVEYNQYLIFKTSNNIIRQLLKLSDAIGETDDFDAKIGLRKIRGDWWGGFYKDMMNINKEANLVWKAGKKPERLIKDILEISTQENDLVLDFFAGSGTTCAVAHKMKRRYIGIEQMDYIENITKARLKKVIEGEQGGISKKCDFKGGGSFVYAELKEVNLEVKRQILNAKNTNECLKIFNTLNARILKRADYEIDHIHSEEFQHLALKEQQEICCKLLDSNEDYLNLGDINEDAWGIDEITKKYNGIFYQNKP, encoded by the coding sequence ATGTTAAAAAACCTACTAGACACTTTAATCCATCGTTTCACTAAAGAACGCTTAGCGACCTTAATCATACAGCATGATGAAAAGCTTTTAACCTTCATGCTTGAGAATGAAAACGCTAACGACTACAAAAAACACTTTTTTAAAACTATCGCCAACTCGCTTGTATTTGATGAAAAGGCGTTATTAGAATGTTTAGAAACAAGAGAATTAGAAAACTCTTTCACACGATTTAAAAATCAAATAGGTTTATTTTCACAAGGGCGTTTGATAAAATGCAGCGAACTGGTCGTCTTGAATTTCCCTTTTAAAGACAATGTTTTACTAGGCAACGCTAAAGACAACGCCACCAAATCTAACGAGCTTTTTTACCATGAAATACTGCATAAAAACGAAATTGACACGCTTTTAAGTCCAAAAGTGTTGTGCCATTTTGAAATGCATGGGAAAGGCGATTTAGAAAACGCTTTAAAAGAGAAAAACACGAACTACCTTATCAAAGGCAATAACTTAATCGCTCTCCATTCTTTAAAAAAGAAATTCGCTAAAAAAGTTAAATGCATCTACATTGACCCCCCTTATAATACCGGTAACGACAGCTTTAATTACAACGATAATTTTAACCACAGCTCTTGGCTGGTGTTTATGAAAAACAGGCTTGAAGCGGCTAGGGAGTTTTTAAGTGATAATGGCGTGATTTTTGTGCAATGCGACGATAACGAACAGGCTTATTTAAAAGTTTTAATGGATGAAGTGTTTGGCAGGGAGAATTTTGTGGCGAATTTGCATGTAGAATTATCAACAACGCAAGGCATGAAAGTGGCTTCGGCTAAAAAAGGAAATATTGTTAAAAATGCCGAATATATTTTAATTTATTCAAAAAATATGGAGAATTTTAGTTTTATCCGTTCTCTTTATGTGGCTAAAGAATGGGATGAACACTATTCGATCTATATAGATCCTAAAACTAAAAAACGAGAAACACTATTAAATTTCTTAAAAAGTAAGTATGAGAATATAACAAAAGACAAAATCGTGGCTCTTTACAATGATGATAAAGACTTTAGAGATTTTGTCCATAAAAATGCGAATAATATTTACAGAGATAATAATGCTGAGATTAATTTTAATTTCACGCAAGAACAAGAAAGCAATCTTAATAGTGGAGAGATTGTAGAATATAATCAATATTTAATATTTAAAACTTCAAATAATATTATAAGACAACTTCTTAAATTAAGTGATGCTATTGGCGAAACTGATGATTTTGACGCAAAAATTGGATTAAGAAAAATAAGGGGAGATTGGTGGGGAGGCTTTTATAAAGATATGATGAATATCAATAAAGAAGCAAATTTAGTATGGAAAGCTGGCAAAAAACCCGAACGACTTATTAAAGATATTTTAGAAATTTCCACCCAAGAAAACGACCTCGTGTTAGACTTTTTTGCCGGGAGCGGGACGACTTGCGCGGTGGCACACAAAATGAAACGCCGCTACATTGGCATCGAGCAAATGGACTATATAGAAAATATCACCAAAGCAAGGTTAAAAAAAGTCATAGAGGGCGAGCAAGGGGGCATTTCTAAAAAATGCGATTTTAAAGGGGGTGGGAGTTTTGTCTATGCTGAATTAAAAGAAGTGAATTTAGAGGTTAAAAGACAAATCCTTAACGCTAAAAACACCAACGAATGCTTAAAAATCTTTAACACTCTAAACGCGCGCATTTTAAAACGTGCAGATTATGAGATCGATCACATCCATAGCGAAGAATTCCAACATTTAGCTTTAAAAGAGCAGCAAGAGATTTGTTGCAAGCTTTTGGATTCTAACGAAGATTATTTAAACTTGGGCGATATTAACGAAGACGCATGGGGGATAGATGAGATCACTAAAAAATACAATGGAATTTTTTATCAAAACAAACCTTAA